A window from Cryptomeria japonica chromosome 1, Sugi_1.0, whole genome shotgun sequence encodes these proteins:
- the LOC131063042 gene encoding LOW QUALITY PROTEIN: probable aldo-keto reductase 2 (The sequence of the model RefSeq protein was modified relative to this genomic sequence to represent the inferred CDS: substituted 1 base at 1 genomic stop codon) gives MSDFFRFPSNWEEVSPSLELSHDTSGAWLFTGRPQGASTEFYTYLSTASHSSIKEKSRAEEEQQEIVSVIMAVPRIKLGSQGFEVSVQGLGCMGMSAAYGPPKPEDEMISLIHHAVSTGITFLDTSDVYGPHTNELLLGKALKGIRDKVQLATKFGASITGGKVNIRGDPAYVRACCEGSLKRLDVDCIDLYYQHRIDTRVPIEVTVGEMKKLVEERKIKYIGLSXASASTIRRAHAVHPITAVQLEWSLWSRDVEEDIVPTCRELGIGIVPYSPLGRGFFSSGAKLIESIADADNRKYMPRFTTENLEKNKIIFEKLSAIASSKGCTPGQLALAWVQHQGNDVAPIPETTKIKNFEENIGAISVKLTPEEMKEIEAIVTTSGVHGDRYFDMNFTWMNSETPPLSSWKGI, from the exons ATGTCCGATTTCTTTCGTTTTCCATCTAATTGGGAAGAGGTGTCTCCATCGCTTGAGCTCAGCCATGACACAAGCGGTGCGTGGCTGTTTACAGGACGGCCGCAAGGAGCGTCCACCGAGTTTTATACATATCTATCAACAGCCTCTCACTCTTCGATAAAAGAAAAATCTAGGGCAGAAGAAGAGCAACAAGAGATAGTATCAGTAATAATGGCAGTGCCAAGAATCAAGTTGGGAAGCCAGGGTTTTGAAGTATCAGTACAGGGATTGGGCTGCATGGGTATGTCTGCAGCCTATGGCCCTCCCAAGCCTGAAGATGAAATGATTTCCCTCATACACCATGCAGTTTCCACAGGCATTACTTTCCTAGATACCTCTGATGTTTATGGTCCTCATACTAACGAACTTCTCCTTGGAAAG GCACTAAAAGGAATAAGAGACAAAGTGCAGTTGGCCACCAAATTTGGAGCAAGCATTACAGGTGGGAAAGTGAACATTCGTGGAGATCCTGCTTACGTTCGTGCTTGCTGTGAAGGGAGTCTGAAGAGGCTTGATGTGGATTGCATTGATCTTTATTACCAACATCGAATCGATACCAGAGTCCCCATAGAAGTTACT gttggagaaatgaagaaacTGGTTGAAGAAAGGAAAATAAAGTACATTGGACTTTCTTAGGCTTCTGCATCAACAATTCGAAGGGCGCATGCTGTTCATCCTATTACAGCAGTTCAATTAGAATGGTCCTTGTGGAGTAGGGATGTAGAGGAAGATATTGTTCCAACTTGCAG GGAGCTTGGTATTGGAATAGTGCCATATAGCCCTTTAGGCCGAGGTTTCTTCTCTTCTGGAGCAAAGTTGATTGAAAGCATAGCAGATGCAGATAATAGAAAG TATATGCCCAGGTTTACAACAGAGAATCTTGAAAAAAATAAGATTATATTTGAGAAACTTTCAGCAATTGCTTCAAGTAAAGGGTGCACCCCAGGACAACTTGCACTTGCTTGGGTTCAACATCAAGGAAATGATGTTGCACCAATCCCAGAGACAACTAAAATCAAGAACTTTGAAGAGAACATTGGCGCTATTTCTGTGAAGCTCACACCAGAAGAGATGAAAGAGATAGAAGCCATAGTGACCACTAGTGGTGTCCATGGGGATCgatattttgacatgaattttacaTGGATGAATTCGGAAACACCTCCTCTCTCTTCATGGAAAGGCATATAA